From Roseateles sp. SL47:
GGTGGGCTTCAGGCCCTGGCCACTGGGTTCATGGCACATGTTGGAGCAATCCGGGAAGTTGTTGGTCCCGAACTCCCGCACAAACAGCTGGTAGAGGAAGGCCGCTTCATTGCTGGCCCGTCCCGAGGTGTAGAACAGGGCTTCGTCCGGATGGGACAGCGCTTGGAGCCGGGTCGCGATCAGCTCGAAAGCGGCGTCCCAGGTGGTGCGCTGGTAGGTGTCCGAGGCGGCGTCGTAGACCATGGGCTCGGTGATGCGGCCCATGTTTTCCAGGTCGTAGTCGGACTGCTCGGCCAGCCAGCTCACCGTGTGGGCGCTCAGCACGTCCGGCGTGGCGCGTCGTGCGGTGGCTTCGGCGGAAATCGCCTTGGCGCCGTTCTCGCAGAACTCGAAGGTGGAGCGGTGGTCGCGGTCCGGCCAGGCGCAGCCGGGGCAGTCGAAGCCATCGGGCTGGTTGGCCGACAGCAGCGTCTTGGCGCCCTTCACGGCAATGCCCTGCTCCTGCAGATGCTTGGCCACGCTGCGCAATGCGCCCCAGCCACCGGCGGGGCCCTTGTAGAAGTGGATTTTTTGTTCGCTCATCCGGTCCTCGGCAGTGGCGTCAATCACGGAGGGAAGCCATGCAGCGGCGGCGGCGGCTCGGAGGGCCGCGGCGGCCCGCGTTGCGTCCAGGCTCCCTAACGAAACTCGCCCCGCGGCGCCGACAACTGGCCGCCGACGGGGCGAAGCTGAGAATAGCTGCGAGCGCTTGGACGCGCTCGCGAAGGGTCATGCCCCGGCCCTCGCCGCCCGGAACGGGTCCAGGGCGGCAGGCCGGGTCAGCAGCAGGGTCAGGCGAACAGCTTGGCGACCGTCAGCAGCGTGCGGTACACGCCCCAGCCGAGCGGAATGCCCACGGCGGCCCAGGCCAGCACCACCAGCACGGTCGGCGTGGCCTTGCCAGCGCCAGGGCCGCTGCCCACTTCGTTGGCGGCTGCGCGCTCGCTGGCCAGCTGCTTCTCCACCGCCAGTTCGGCGTCGGACATGAAGTGCTTGTCGGCCACCGGACGCACCAGCAGGTTGGCGATCAGGCCGATCACCAGCAGGCCGACCAGGATGTACATGGTCTGGTTGTAGACCTGCTCGCGCGGAATGCCCAGGCCCAGTTGATAGTCGCGCATGTAGTTCACGACGATCGGGCCCAGGATGCCGGCGGTAGCCCAGGCCGTCAGCAGACGGCCGTGGATGGCGCCCACCATCTGGGTGCCGAACAGGTCACCCAGGTAGGCCGGAACCGTGGCGAAGCCACCACCATACATCGACAGGATCACGCACACGGCGCCCACGAAGGCCACCTTGTTGCCGGCAGCGGCGCTGCTCGGCAGGCTGGCATACAGCAGGCCACCCAGCACGAAGAAGACGGTGTAGGTGAGCTTGCGGCCCAGCTTGTCCGACAGCGTCGCCCAGACGAAGCGGCCACCGATGTTGAACAGGCTCAGCAGCGCGGCGAAACCGGCGGCAATGCCAGCAATGGCAGCCAGCTGGGTCTTGTCCAGCTCAGCATACTTGGCGTCCACACCAATCAGCGAGCCACCGAAGATTTCCTGCAGCATCGGGCTGGCCATGCCGATCACGCCGATGCCGGCGCTCACGTTCATGCACAGGACGATCCACACCAGCCAGAACTGGGGAATGCCCCAGACCTTCTTCACGTGCACATGACGTTGGGTGACCATGGCCTTGCCGGCCTGCGCCACCGGCGGCGTCCAGCCTTCCGGCTTCCAGCCCGACGGCGGCACGCGGTAGCCCAGGGCACCCGCCACCATGAAGGCGAAATAGATCAGCGCCATGACGATGAAGGTCTGCATCACGCCCGAGTCGGTCGGGGTGGAGAAGGACTTCATCAGTTCCACGGCCAGCGGGGACCCGATCATCGCGCCGCCGCCGAAGCCCATGATGGCCATGCCGGTGGCCATGCCACGACGGTCCGGGAACCATTTGATCAGGGTGGACACCGGCGAGATGTAGCCCAGACCCAGGCCAATACCGCCGATGACACCGGAGCCCAGAATCATCATCCACAGCTGATGGGTATGGATGCCCAGCGCCGAAATCAGCATGCCGCCGCACCAGCAGACAGCGCTCACCAGACCCGCCTTGCGCGGACCGGCACGTTCCAGCCAACCGCCCCAAATGGCGGCAGAGCAACCCAGGAACACGAAGAACAGGGTGTACATCAGGCCCAGGGTGGTCACCGTCCAGTCGCACTGGGTGGTGAACAGCTGGTCCAGGAAGCTCACGTCCTTGCCGCAGGCCGCGCCGGTACCGGCGGTTTGCATCAGCTTGGACAGGGGCAGCCAGAACACCGAGAAGCCATAGGCCATCCCGATGCAAAGATGGATGGCGAGGGCGCTGGGCGGCACCAGCCAGCGGTTGAAGCCAGGCGCGGCAATCGTGCGCTCCTTGCTCAGCCAGCTCGCGCCACTGGGCGCGACGCTCGGGTCGGTCAACACTGAAGACATGGGTCCTCCTGAAATGATGAATGGGCCAAGGGCCTCTTCTTCGGTTACTTCGGTTACTACACCAGCGTGCGGGACCCTCCTCCCGCCGCCAGCCAGGGCGCGCATCATGGAGGTTTCGCACCCCCGCGACATACGTAGAACTCCGAGCTGACAAGGGCTCGAAGCTCGTTTCCGTTAGGAACCACTCACTCGTTACATCCGGTAAAGATTGAATTGCTCAGCGCGGAAGCGCACATATTGACCGCTCGTTTTGACGAAAACGCACAACCCCACAGTTCGTACGGACGTATATGGCGTTCAAACGACAACTTGTGCACGTTTGCACAACTCCGTGCGGATCGCGTATGCACTGTTTATGCCCATCGCGGTGGGCGTGCGAGGGGGTGCTTCAGCCGACGGCATGCGGCTTCGGCCGATTCAGACGCTGCCAGGCCCCATGCACCGTGCTGAGGGATTTCCAGCCCATCTCGATGCAGCACGTATCAGGGCATTTCCGGGGCTAGGGAGGATGCCTATTGTTCAGATCGCGAAGTTTTGGGCGTGTAGGCGACCCCTGCCATCGATTCGGCGAATGACAACTTCGCCGGCGGGGAAGTGACTGCTGCCGCTCCATGGATGGGTGGATGCGCAACCGTGCCCGAATGGGATAAGACGATGGCCGGGCATGCGTTCACGATGCAGGGGTCCACTTTTGACCCGCAGTTCTCATGAGCACCCTTCCCCCTTCCGTCATTCCGGTCCCTGAGGGGGCCACCCCGCTGTCCTCCAACCAGAGCGCGACGCTCTTGGCGGCCGTTGGTGGCTATGTCGACACCCTTGGTTTTGTGGCCCTGTTCGGGCTGTTTACCGCCCATGTCACCGGCAACTTCGTGCTGATCGGCGCGGAGCTGGCGCGGCCTGGCCATGGCGTACTGCTGAAGCTGCTGGCCTTTCCGGCCTTCATTCTGGCGGTGGCGGCCTCCCGACTGATCTCCCTCTGGTGTGAGCGCCGGGGGTATCCGGCGGTGCGGGTGATCCTGGGCCTTCAGGCCTTGTTGCTGCTGGCCTTCATGCTGGCGGGCTTCTACGGCCACCCGATTCGCGGCGCTGAGCATCCACTGGCCATCACGGCCGGCCTGCTGGGCGCCGCCGCCATGGGCCTGCAGAACGGCATGGGACGCCTCCTGCTGAGCAAGCTGACGCCGCACACCGTGATGACCGGCAATGTGACGCAGCTGGTGCTGGACCTCACCGATCTGCTGCTGGGGCATGGCACGGCGGAGGTGAAAGGCCGGGTGCAGAAGATGCTGTGGCCGATCGTGGCCTTTGGCGCGGGCGCCATTCTGGGCGCGCTGGCCTTTGTGCAGGTGGGATGGCTGGCGCTGGTGCCCGCCGTGGGGGCCGTGGCATTTCTGGCGTGGAAGGGGATTGCCGCCTAGGATGGAAGTTGGGGATGGTGAAGGCACCGCCAGGCGGCCATGCTTGGGCGCTGGGCGGACCTGCCATCTACCTGCCATCTGCATCCCCCTGAATTCTTCCTTTTGTCCTACAAGCGCTGACGGCATCAACTCACGCACAGATCGCGGCGCAAGGTCCACAGTTGTTCCTGCCCGATCCAGCGATCGGCTTAGCCATTCAAGCCTGAAGGAGAGACTGATGAACCCGACCAAATCCCTTGTGACCGGTGCCGTCGCCCTGACCGCTTTTGCAAGCGTGCTGGGGCTGGCCTATGCGCAAGTCGAGAACACCCCCGACACCACGCAGACCCAATCGGCACAGCAGCCTGGGTCCCCCATGACCGACCCGTCGCAGCAGGCGGTGCCGGCCGAGCAAAGCATGGCCCAGTCCCAGGACCCGGCCGCCAGCAGCGCCAACCCGCAGCAGCAGACCTACAGCGAGTCACAGTCCAACCAGTCGCTGACCTCGCAGCAGGCCCAGACCCAGGACAACACCTGGCAAAACCAGAACGCTGCTTCCCAGCAGGACCCGCTGCCGACCGAGCCCACCTCGGCCGGTACCCCAGCGCCGCGGGCTGACCGCAATTAAGCGGCGTTGGGTCTGATGCCGGCCTGGAGGTTGCGCCATGCTGCGTGCTTCGAGTGGATATTTCAGCGGTGATGAACCACCGAAGGAGCCGGCTCCGCCGGTTGCTCCTTCCATCCGCGAGCGTGCAGCTTGGGCAGCCCAAGGCTTGGCGCTGGGCCTGGCGGCTGCGCTGCTCGCGTGGCCGGCCGCCACCTATCTGATGAAACAGGCGCGTGCGGTCCAACAGCCTCCTGTGGCCCAGGCCGCCGGGCCGCTGCGAGCAGCCGGGCAGATTCCACCGCGCCACCCGGTGGTGCTGGGCGGCAAGGCGGATTTCGGCAAGGTCAAGGCATCGGCTCAAGCACGTCAGTTGGCGGGCTGGGTGATGGCCGGTTATGACCATGGCGGACGCCCCTTCGCCATCCTGGACAAACGCCAGGCCCAGGTGTTTGTGTTCTACCCGGACGGCAAGCTGGCGGGCTCCACGCCGGTGCTGTTGGGTTACGCCGCCGGTGACGACAGCGTGGCCGGTATCGGCCTGCGACCGATCGCGGAAGTGCGCCCGTCTGAACGCACCACGGCGGCGGGGCGATTTGTGGCGCA
This genomic window contains:
- a CDS encoding YoaK family protein; translated protein: MSTLPPSVIPVPEGATPLSSNQSATLLAAVGGYVDTLGFVALFGLFTAHVTGNFVLIGAELARPGHGVLLKLLAFPAFILAVAASRLISLWCERRGYPAVRVILGLQALLLLAFMLAGFYGHPIRGAEHPLAITAGLLGAAAMGLQNGMGRLLLSKLTPHTVMTGNVTQLVLDLTDLLLGHGTAEVKGRVQKMLWPIVAFGAGAILGALAFVQVGWLALVPAVGAVAFLAWKGIAA
- a CDS encoding OFA family MFS transporter, producing MSSVLTDPSVAPSGASWLSKERTIAAPGFNRWLVPPSALAIHLCIGMAYGFSVFWLPLSKLMQTAGTGAACGKDVSFLDQLFTTQCDWTVTTLGLMYTLFFVFLGCSAAIWGGWLERAGPRKAGLVSAVCWCGGMLISALGIHTHQLWMMILGSGVIGGIGLGLGYISPVSTLIKWFPDRRGMATGMAIMGFGGGAMIGSPLAVELMKSFSTPTDSGVMQTFIVMALIYFAFMVAGALGYRVPPSGWKPEGWTPPVAQAGKAMVTQRHVHVKKVWGIPQFWLVWIVLCMNVSAGIGVIGMASPMLQEIFGGSLIGVDAKYAELDKTQLAAIAGIAAGFAALLSLFNIGGRFVWATLSDKLGRKLTYTVFFVLGGLLYASLPSSAAAGNKVAFVGAVCVILSMYGGGFATVPAYLGDLFGTQMVGAIHGRLLTAWATAGILGPIVVNYMRDYQLGLGIPREQVYNQTMYILVGLLVIGLIANLLVRPVADKHFMSDAELAVEKQLASERAAANEVGSGPGAGKATPTVLVVLAWAAVGIPLGWGVYRTLLTVAKLFA